The following coding sequences lie in one Lolium perenne isolate Kyuss_39 chromosome 2, Kyuss_2.0, whole genome shotgun sequence genomic window:
- the LOC127337207 gene encoding pathogenesis-related protein PRB1-3, producing the protein MAATTRSACVLALALAVVAVAATTTTMAQNSPEDYVAAHTAARAEVGLGQVWWDQNLADYAEWWANQRRGVCGGHSGVVGYGENTYWGPAGWPWSGVDAVNLWVDEKQYYDYDSNSCWGPYGCGHYTQVVWHDSTLIGCARVECDNDLGVFITCNYYPPGNWDNQRPYLAASSAA; encoded by the coding sequence ATGGCGGCGACGACGCGCAGCGCCTGTGTCCTGGCGCTGGCCCTGGCGGTGGTCGCCgtggccgccaccaccaccaccatggcccAGAACTCGCCGGAGGACTACGTCGCCGCCCACACCGCCGCGCGCGCGGAGGTGGGCTTAGGGCAGGTGTGGTGGGACCAGAACCTGGCGGATTACGCGGAGTGGTGGGCGAACCAGCGGCGCGGCGTCTGCGGGGGACACTCTGGTGTGGTCGGCTACGGCGAGAACACCTACTGGGGCCCCGCCGGCTGGCCGTGGTCCGGGGTCGACGCCGTGAACCTGTGGGTGGACGAGAAGCAGTACTACGACTACGACAGCAACAGCTGCTGGGGCCCCTACGGGTGCGGCCATTACACGCAGGTGGTGTGGCACGACTCCACGCTCATCGGCTGCGCCCGCGTCGAGTGCGACAACGACCTCGGCGTCTTCATCACCTGCAACTACTACCCGCCGGGGAACTGGGACAACCAGCGCCCGTATCTGGCTGCAAGTTCTGCGGCTTAA
- the LOC127337205 gene encoding uncharacterized protein codes for MDRTANVVLDIEGLHQQPDKCCSGSPKMARALSRKGSNRMERRGGEEQEPDDLAKKLIIKVVPSQLEHPKLPLAQNKILVTPQCTASAPVLTDPIEGRSKRFSRLTSYHPRRILLFFATLSSLGTMTLIYFTLAINSRPEA; via the exons ATGGACAGGACAGCGAATGTAGTATTGGATATTGAGGGTCTGCATCAACAACCTGATAAATGCTGCTCTGGAAGTCCAAAGATGGCC AGAGCCTTATCACGTAAGGGTTCAAATCGCATGGAGAGGAGAGGCGGCGAAGAGCAGGAGCCAGATGATTTGGCAAAAAAACTTATCATTAAAG TTGTGCCATCTCAACTGGAGCATCCTAAGTTGCCGCTAGCACAGAACAAAATTTTGGTTACTCCGCAATGTACTGCATCTGCACCTGTTTTAACTGACCCTATTGAAGGAAGGAGCAAAAGATTCAGCCGACTCACGTCATATCATCCCCGGAGAATCCTTCTCTTCTTTGCAACCTT GTCGAGCCTCGGGACGATGACACTGATATACTTCACGCTCGCCATCAACAGCAGACCAGAAGCATAG